The Calditerrivibrio nitroreducens DSM 19672 genome window below encodes:
- the murA gene encoding UDP-N-acetylglucosamine 1-carboxyvinyltransferase: MDKFKVVGGNRLNGKVKVSGAKNSCLPILAATLLASGEYLIDNTPNLMDVRTMLKLLKGMGINYEFQDNRVFLTNSDDNDLWTAPYDLVKTMRASVVVLGPLLAKKGKAKVSLPGGCAIGERPVDQHIKALAQMGAKIDIEHGYIIAEAQKLKGCEIYFDLVTVTGTENIMMAATLAEGETILYNAAQEPEVVDLARFLKRMGANISGEGTNVIKIKGVSELNPADYTVMTDRIEAGTILCAVAGTGGDVVVEDAPVECMKATIDKLLEVGCDIKIINSNTLRIISDGRLKSADVVTQPYPGFATDMQAQFMAIMTKASGLSVITENIFENRFMHVAELKRMGADIRLKDRSAVIKGVEKLTGADIMASDLRASAGLVIAALMADGESNIHRIYHLDRGYEEFDKKMNLLGADIQRVKDE, from the coding sequence ATGGATAAATTCAAAGTAGTAGGTGGCAATAGATTAAATGGTAAAGTAAAAGTAAGTGGTGCAAAGAATTCATGCTTACCTATTCTTGCTGCAACGCTTCTTGCTTCTGGTGAATATTTGATTGACAATACCCCAAATCTCATGGATGTAAGAACAATGCTAAAGCTACTAAAAGGGATGGGGATAAATTACGAGTTTCAGGATAATCGTGTATTCTTGACAAACTCAGATGACAATGATTTATGGACAGCCCCTTATGATCTCGTTAAAACGATGCGGGCAAGTGTAGTTGTGCTGGGACCTCTGTTGGCCAAAAAGGGTAAAGCTAAGGTTTCTCTCCCCGGTGGATGTGCCATAGGGGAAAGACCTGTGGATCAGCATATAAAAGCTCTGGCTCAAATGGGTGCAAAAATAGATATAGAGCATGGTTATATCATTGCCGAAGCTCAAAAATTGAAAGGATGTGAGATATATTTCGATCTTGTAACAGTTACCGGCACTGAAAATATTATGATGGCTGCTACTCTGGCAGAAGGGGAGACGATCTTATATAATGCTGCACAGGAGCCTGAGGTGGTGGATCTTGCCAGATTCTTAAAAAGAATGGGGGCAAATATATCCGGTGAAGGTACAAACGTAATAAAGATAAAAGGGGTCAGTGAGTTAAACCCTGCCGATTATACTGTTATGACCGACCGAATAGAGGCAGGAACGATTTTGTGTGCCGTTGCCGGAACAGGTGGAGATGTTGTTGTGGAAGATGCTCCCGTAGAGTGCATGAAGGCAACGATAGACAAGCTTCTCGAAGTGGGATGTGATATAAAGATAATCAACAGCAATACACTAAGAATCATATCGGATGGTAGATTAAAATCAGCAGATGTAGTAACACAGCCTTATCCTGGATTTGCCACAGATATGCAGGCTCAATTTATGGCTATTATGACAAAGGCTTCAGGTCTGTCGGTTATAACGGAGAATATATTTGAAAACCGGTTTATGCATGTGGCGGAGTTGAAAAGGATGGGGGCTGATATCAGGCTTAAGGATAGATCTGCTGTTATTAAAGGTGTGGAAAAACTCACAGGCGCTGATATTATGGCTTCTGATCTCAGGGCAAGTGCAGGACTTGTGATTGCTGCACTAATGGCGGATGGGGAATCCAATATCCATCGTATATACCATCTGGATAGAGGTTATGAAGAGTTTGATAAAAAAATGAATCTATTAGGTGCTGATATCCAAAGGGTGAAAGATGAGTGA
- the hisG gene encoding ATP phosphoribosyltransferase produces MSDTITIALPKGRLAEDTIELFLKKGILKNNCIDFNSRKLVFNDDEEQFRFLLVRNMDVPTYVEYGACDLGVVGKDIICETKADVYEFLDLGFGFCRMCVAAADPNFKYRHDIKVATKFVNIAKDFFIKKGFFVETIKLYGSIEIAPILGLSDVIVDLVSTGETLKKNGLHIIENIMDSTARLIGNKNLVRTKYFKIKSILEMLRG; encoded by the coding sequence ATGAGTGATACTATTACAATTGCACTTCCAAAGGGGAGACTTGCGGAAGATACTATAGAACTTTTTTTGAAAAAAGGGATCTTAAAAAACAACTGTATTGACTTTAATTCAAGGAAGCTTGTCTTCAATGATGATGAAGAACAATTTAGATTTTTACTTGTAAGGAATATGGATGTACCAACCTATGTTGAATATGGAGCATGCGATCTGGGTGTGGTGGGGAAAGATATTATTTGCGAAACAAAGGCTGATGTGTATGAGTTTTTAGATCTGGGGTTTGGCTTTTGTAGAATGTGTGTAGCGGCGGCGGATCCTAATTTTAAATACAGGCACGATATAAAGGTGGCCACAAAGTTTGTGAATATTGCTAAAGATTTTTTCATAAAAAAAGGTTTTTTTGTGGAAACGATAAAGCTCTATGGATCCATTGAGATTGCTCCGATACTTGGGCTCTCGGATGTAATTGTGGATCTTGTATCCACAGGGGAAACATTGAAAAAGAATGGGCTTCACATAATTGAAAATATAATGGATTCCACCGCAAGACTAATAGGTAATAAGAATCTGGTGAGAACAAAGTATTTTAAAATAAAAAGTATATTGGAGATGTTGAGAGGATGA
- the bamA gene encoding outer membrane protein assembly factor BamA, with the protein MKKIFVILFLLISFNLFASTIDQVLVQGNKRVSTSKIQSYILKAGDDFDLKKIDDSVKKLYESGLFLDVKVELKFEDDRMIIVYIVKEKPFINKVYFEGNKELKEDKLKEELKIKENAPFDKNLIEDAIKDIRKKYEDNNFYNVKISYDIEERGNNAVDIVFSIEEGVESKIYKIEFYGNKQFKTKELKKLIETNEKGIFSWLTGSGKIKRDNLDYDRERLRQHYLNNGYMRVKIAEPELTYSDDKKKVTLVFRIEEGEKYKVGEIAFKGNVHLDNKTLFNRLTLKPGDIFSAEKFQNDIKSLTDAFTEIGYAFANVDPLNDIKDNEKIVNITYNIEENILYYINRIIISGNNKTRDRVIRREFEIVEGEKYNSSKIKQSKQHVEFTNYFEEVNLKEDVVSEGLMNLKLNVKEKPTGMFTIGAGYSSLDGVTGMASVNQQNLFGLGYSLGLKAEFSSKRTDYTLSFTNPWLFDRPITFGVDLYNLKRSYYEYTKKSEGMALRLGHPIIKRKLYANYKLAYDKIRIYDLDWDASDYVREQEGETTTISFTPSLVWNTLNHPFDPSKGNKSTLFVKLAGTVLGGDNDFVKTGVESAQYFPLFWSFVGMLHGETGYLAKIGDKKLPIDERYRLGGMYSVRGYKYGDISPKDKNGYDYGGDKYVLFNAELSFDISKENKFKGVFFFDAGQVYDENEGYMSRSLRKSIGYGFRWFSPIGPLRIEYGHKLDREPGESSGRWDFSIGGLF; encoded by the coding sequence ATGAAAAAGATATTCGTAATTTTGTTCTTATTGATTAGTTTTAATCTTTTTGCCAGTACTATAGATCAGGTGCTGGTGCAGGGGAATAAAAGGGTTTCAACATCTAAGATACAATCATACATTTTAAAAGCTGGAGATGATTTTGATCTTAAAAAAATAGATGATTCGGTTAAAAAACTATATGAATCAGGTCTTTTTCTGGATGTTAAGGTGGAACTGAAATTTGAAGATGACAGGATGATCATAGTATACATTGTAAAAGAGAAGCCATTTATAAATAAAGTTTATTTTGAAGGTAACAAAGAGTTAAAAGAAGACAAGCTTAAGGAAGAATTAAAGATAAAAGAAAATGCCCCTTTCGATAAAAATTTAATAGAGGATGCCATAAAGGATATCAGGAAGAAATATGAAGATAACAATTTTTATAATGTGAAGATATCCTATGACATAGAAGAGCGGGGAAATAACGCCGTAGACATCGTGTTTAGCATTGAAGAAGGGGTGGAGTCGAAGATCTACAAAATTGAATTCTATGGAAACAAGCAGTTTAAGACAAAAGAATTAAAAAAGCTGATAGAGACAAATGAGAAAGGGATTTTCTCATGGCTTACTGGAAGTGGAAAGATAAAGAGGGATAATCTTGATTATGATAGAGAAAGGTTAAGGCAGCATTATCTGAATAATGGTTATATGAGGGTGAAGATTGCTGAGCCGGAATTAACCTATTCTGATGACAAGAAAAAGGTAACGCTGGTATTCAGGATTGAGGAAGGGGAAAAATATAAAGTAGGTGAGATCGCTTTTAAGGGTAATGTACATCTGGACAATAAGACTCTTTTTAACAGACTTACACTGAAACCTGGCGATATTTTCAGTGCTGAAAAGTTTCAAAATGATATAAAATCTCTTACAGATGCATTCACAGAAATAGGTTATGCCTTTGCCAATGTGGATCCTCTAAACGATATCAAAGATAATGAGAAGATTGTGAATATTACATATAATATAGAAGAAAACATTCTTTATTACATAAACCGTATAATTATATCAGGGAATAACAAGACAAGGGATAGGGTTATAAGGAGGGAGTTTGAAATAGTGGAAGGGGAGAAATACAACTCCTCAAAGATTAAGCAATCGAAACAGCACGTGGAGTTTACCAACTATTTCGAAGAGGTGAACCTTAAGGAGGATGTGGTATCTGAAGGGTTGATGAATTTGAAACTTAATGTTAAAGAGAAACCTACCGGGATGTTTACAATCGGTGCTGGTTATTCGAGCCTGGATGGTGTTACAGGTATGGCTTCTGTTAATCAGCAAAATCTCTTTGGATTAGGTTATAGCTTAGGATTAAAGGCGGAGTTTTCCAGTAAGAGAACGGATTACACCTTGAGTTTCACAAACCCATGGCTCTTTGATAGACCTATAACTTTTGGTGTTGATTTATACAATCTTAAAAGAAGCTACTATGAATATACTAAAAAATCTGAAGGTATGGCCCTAAGGCTTGGACATCCTATTATAAAAAGGAAGCTATATGCAAATTATAAATTGGCCTATGATAAGATTAGAATATACGATCTCGACTGGGATGCTTCGGATTATGTGAGGGAGCAGGAAGGGGAAACCACCACCATAAGCTTTACCCCAAGCCTGGTATGGAATACTCTAAATCACCCATTCGATCCATCTAAGGGTAATAAATCAACGCTCTTTGTAAAATTAGCCGGTACTGTGCTTGGTGGAGATAATGATTTTGTAAAAACAGGGGTTGAGAGCGCCCAGTATTTCCCATTATTCTGGTCATTTGTGGGGATGTTGCATGGGGAAACCGGGTATCTTGCAAAGATTGGGGACAAAAAGCTTCCAATAGATGAGCGTTACAGATTGGGTGGTATGTACAGTGTCAGGGGTTACAAGTACGGAGATATCTCCCCAAAAGATAAAAATGGATATGATTATGGTGGAGATAAGTACGTTCTTTTTAATGCGGAGTTGTCATTTGATATATCTAAAGAGAATAAGTTCAAAGGTGTTTTCTTCTTTGATGCGGGTCAGGTGTATGATGAAAACGAAGGGTATATGTCCAGATCTCTAAGAAAATCGATAGGTTATGGTTTTAGATGGTTTTCCCCAATAGGTCCTTTGAGGATAGAATACGGTCATAAGCTTGATAGAGAACCTGGGGAATCATCAGGTAGATGGGATTTTTCAATAGGTGGACTATTTTAA
- a CDS encoding OmpH family outer membrane protein, which translates to MKRLFLVGLMLIFMGGLAFANSKIAVFDMQKALDDSDAGKAAVESMKKEYQELQKEIDVKSLELKKMQDEINAQSAILSDDAKQSKMDEYQKKLKDLQRIIKDANDEFKKKEQNLVAKIAGELRDVVEKLGKELGYSVIFEKRESGVLYNADSADITRLVVERYNKEWNSKKK; encoded by the coding sequence ATGAAAAGATTATTTTTAGTTGGATTAATGTTAATTTTTATGGGTGGGCTTGCCTTTGCCAACTCAAAGATAGCTGTGTTTGATATGCAAAAAGCTCTCGATGACAGTGATGCTGGGAAGGCAGCTGTTGAAAGTATGAAAAAAGAGTACCAAGAACTGCAGAAAGAGATAGATGTGAAAAGTCTTGAATTAAAAAAGATGCAGGATGAGATAAATGCCCAGAGTGCCATTTTGAGTGATGACGCCAAACAATCCAAAATGGATGAATATCAGAAAAAGCTTAAAGATCTTCAGAGAATAATAAAAGATGCCAACGATGAGTTTAAGAAAAAAGAGCAAAATTTAGTGGCCAAGATCGCTGGTGAATTAAGGGACGTGGTGGAAAAGTTAGGAAAAGAACTGGGCTATAGTGTAATCTTTGAAAAAAGAGAATCAGGGGTTCTTTATAATGCGGATAGTGCTGATATAACAAGGCTTGTTGTGGAAAGGTACAACAAAGAATGGAACAGCAAAAAGAAGTAA
- the lpxD gene encoding UDP-3-O-(3-hydroxymyristoyl)glucosamine N-acyltransferase — protein sequence MEQQKEVTLSYLAEKLGGTLVGEDLTVKTISSIEEPVDSSVVVLTNRKYLNLLKDERIKAVVVYDTIKEKIEKPHIIVKEDKLILVKLLNIFYPEKSFTPYISSNASINVSAKVGVDCFIGDFVSIGEHSEIGDNSYISSGVKIGNYVRIGKNVKIYPNVVIYDGSVIGDNVIIHAGAIIGADGFGYVNLPNGHVKIRQVGNVIIEDDVEIGANTCIDRAALGSTIIGNGTKIDNLVQIGHNTKIGKNCIIVSQVGIAGSCKIGDYVILAGQVGIADHVKIADGTIIMAQAGVMSDIEEKGVYLGSPVMDARLFMKNSAVFKELYEMKKTLSKIVEGK from the coding sequence ATGGAACAGCAAAAAGAAGTAACCTTATCTTATCTGGCTGAAAAATTAGGTGGTACGTTAGTAGGTGAAGATTTAACAGTTAAAACCATCTCTTCCATAGAAGAACCTGTGGATTCTTCTGTGGTTGTTTTGACAAACAGGAAATATCTGAACCTATTAAAAGATGAGCGTATAAAAGCTGTGGTGGTTTATGATACGATAAAAGAGAAGATAGAAAAACCTCATATAATTGTGAAAGAGGATAAGCTTATTCTGGTAAAGCTTCTTAATATCTTTTATCCGGAAAAATCGTTTACCCCTTATATTTCCAGTAATGCATCTATTAATGTTAGTGCTAAAGTGGGCGTTGATTGTTTTATTGGTGATTTTGTCTCAATTGGTGAGCATTCTGAAATAGGCGATAATTCTTACATCTCTTCAGGTGTAAAGATCGGTAATTATGTTCGTATAGGTAAAAATGTAAAAATATACCCAAACGTTGTGATATATGATGGTTCTGTTATTGGGGATAATGTGATCATTCATGCCGGGGCGATCATTGGTGCGGATGGTTTTGGATATGTGAATTTGCCGAATGGGCATGTTAAAATTAGACAGGTGGGGAATGTCATCATAGAAGATGATGTGGAGATCGGTGCCAATACATGTATTGACAGGGCTGCCCTGGGATCAACTATAATCGGTAATGGGACAAAAATAGATAATCTCGTCCAGATAGGGCATAATACAAAGATAGGTAAAAACTGTATAATCGTATCTCAGGTGGGTATAGCTGGATCCTGCAAGATAGGAGATTATGTTATCCTGGCGGGGCAGGTTGGCATTGCTGATCATGTTAAAATCGCTGATGGTACGATTATTATGGCTCAGGCGGGGGTTATGTCTGATATAGAAGAAAAAGGGGTTTATTTGGGGTCACCTGTTATGGATGCGAGACTTTTTATGAAAAATTCTGCAGTTTTTAAAGAGCTATACGAAATGAAAAAGACTCTAAGCAAAATAGTAGAGGGGAAATAG
- the fabZ gene encoding 3-hydroxyacyl-ACP dehydratase FabZ yields the protein MDIKKILELLPHRYPFLLVDKVLEKDENSITAQKNVTINEPFFMGHFPSEPIMPGVLQIEALAQAGGILCFDHLDGIDSSNAEIFFMSIDNAKFRKPVIPGDILTLKVELTKKKGNIFRLRGVVLVDGNIVTEAEFMAMVRKKSRI from the coding sequence ATGGATATAAAGAAGATACTTGAGCTTCTTCCGCACAGGTACCCATTTCTATTGGTGGATAAGGTTTTGGAAAAAGATGAAAATTCTATCACAGCCCAAAAAAATGTTACTATAAACGAGCCCTTTTTTATGGGGCATTTCCCATCAGAGCCGATAATGCCAGGTGTTTTGCAAATTGAGGCCCTTGCTCAGGCTGGTGGTATTCTCTGCTTTGATCATCTTGATGGTATAGATTCATCAAATGCTGAGATCTTTTTTATGAGTATTGATAATGCAAAGTTTAGAAAGCCTGTCATTCCGGGCGATATACTTACATTAAAAGTAGAATTAACGAAGAAGAAAGGTAACATATTCAGACTAAGAGGTGTGGTTCTGGTGGATGGTAATATAGTTACAGAAGCGGAATTTATGGCTATGGTAAGAAAAAAAAGTAGAATATAA
- the lpxA gene encoding acyl-ACP--UDP-N-acetylglucosamine O-acyltransferase: MIDKNAFIDKTAEISGTAEIAANVYIGKNCKIGENVKIGYGSVIESNTEIGDGTIISPNVNLGGAPQDISYKGEDTKLIIGKNCIIREFAFIHRASTKEEWVTTIGDNCYIMASCHVAHDCRIGNNVIITSYAALAGHVHVDDGVIIGGGAGVHQFTRIGRQAMVGGYAKITKDVPPYALVDGNPARLFGLNMIGLKRRGIPPEVRNELKKAYNILVNMDYVLEDVVTQIASLTQYEEVKIFLDFIKKSKRGIMRRGE, encoded by the coding sequence ATGATCGACAAAAATGCTTTTATTGACAAGACGGCTGAAATATCAGGTACAGCAGAGATAGCTGCCAATGTTTATATTGGGAAGAACTGTAAGATTGGTGAGAATGTAAAAATAGGCTATGGTAGTGTCATAGAATCGAATACAGAAATAGGTGATGGGACTATAATATCACCCAATGTAAATTTAGGCGGTGCCCCTCAGGATATAAGCTATAAAGGTGAGGATACAAAGCTTATTATAGGTAAAAATTGCATCATAAGGGAGTTTGCATTTATTCACAGAGCGAGTACAAAAGAGGAGTGGGTTACCACAATAGGAGACAACTGCTATATAATGGCTTCCTGTCATGTGGCACATGATTGTAGAATAGGAAATAATGTAATTATTACCTCCTATGCAGCTCTTGCCGGGCATGTGCATGTGGATGATGGTGTAATAATTGGTGGTGGTGCCGGTGTTCATCAATTTACCAGAATAGGTAGACAGGCTATGGTGGGGGGGTATGCGAAAATTACAAAAGATGTTCCACCTTATGCTCTTGTGGATGGAAATCCTGCCAGGCTATTCGGGCTAAACATGATTGGTCTTAAAAGAAGGGGTATTCCACCAGAAGTAAGAAATGAGCTTAAAAAAGCTTATAATATACTTGTGAATATGGATTACGTTTTGGAGGATGTTGTAACTCAGATCGCTTCTCTTACTCAGTATGAAGAGGTTAAAATATTTCTTGATTTTATTAAGAAATCCAAAAGGGGCATAATGAGGAGGGGCGAATGA
- a CDS encoding Gfo/Idh/MocA family protein, with the protein MIRMGLIGVGRMGRYHLNLYDEISDLEKAAVCDLNPETLKSLNLSDNVFTTTNFRELFDKVDAVTIAAPTKYHYEIAKECLNAGKHLLVEKPITTDYNQAVELFEIASKKNLVLHIGHVERFNGAVQEIKKLIDNPFLIESRRVGPYVERMKNDSIVLDLMIHDIDIIINLMNRAVIDVEAKGSVVYSDLPDFASVTLVFDNNAVANILVSRVTQKKDRTMSISQHDAFIYLDYTNQDINIYRKGASQHVFGNKELKYINEYILERVFVYKDNPLKMEIKHFLSCIKGETSRIVTVEHELNSLKVALAVDEILKKRIGRIKV; encoded by the coding sequence ATGATAAGGATGGGTTTGATCGGTGTTGGAAGGATGGGGAGATACCATTTAAATCTATACGACGAGATTTCTGACCTTGAAAAGGCAGCGGTGTGTGATCTCAATCCGGAAACTTTAAAAAGTCTAAATTTATCCGATAATGTATTTACCACCACAAATTTCAGGGAATTGTTTGATAAAGTCGATGCTGTTACAATAGCCGCTCCCACAAAATATCATTACGAAATTGCCAAAGAATGTTTGAATGCAGGTAAACATCTGCTCGTGGAAAAACCGATTACAACAGATTACAATCAGGCGGTGGAGCTTTTTGAAATAGCGAGCAAAAAGAATCTGGTATTACATATAGGGCATGTGGAAAGGTTTAATGGTGCCGTCCAGGAGATTAAAAAGCTGATAGATAATCCTTTTTTGATAGAATCCAGAAGGGTGGGGCCCTATGTTGAAAGGATGAAAAATGATAGTATTGTTCTGGATCTCATGATACATGATATAGATATCATAATCAATTTGATGAACAGGGCAGTGATAGATGTGGAAGCAAAAGGGAGTGTTGTATATTCCGACCTACCAGATTTTGCATCTGTCACATTGGTGTTTGACAACAATGCAGTGGCAAATATCCTTGTAAGCCGTGTAACTCAAAAGAAAGACAGAACTATGAGTATTAGCCAGCACGATGCCTTCATATATCTTGATTATACCAATCAGGATATCAACATTTACAGAAAAGGTGCTTCCCAACATGTTTTTGGGAATAAGGAATTGAAGTATATCAATGAATACATACTTGAAAGGGTTTTTGTATATAAAGATAACCCACTCAAGATGGAGATAAAACATTTTCTTAGCTGTATTAAAGGGGAAACAAGTAGAATTGTCACAGTGGAACATGAGCTAAACTCACTTAAAGTGGCTCTGGCTGTTGATGAAATATTGAAGAAAAGAATTGGTAGAATAAAGGTGTAG
- a CDS encoding LpxI family protein produces MVVGLIAGYGRLPLIAYNKLKERYDKVVVVSLAEEVTVDFSSVAENLHQFSVGQVGKIIKTLKSEGVQDILFAGKVNKTLLYKNLKLDFTAIKLLWALENRNDDTIMLKIVEELQKHGIGVLKQSDILRDLFLPEGVISKKKPNKAIMDDVAFGYKVAKVLGSVDVGQTVVVKNKAVMALEAIEGTDATIERGCRLAKEGAVVVKVAKPKQDERFDIPTVGIDTLKKILDNKGVCLAIEAGTTIVVDIDEVKKFCDENKLVMISFNGDRL; encoded by the coding sequence TTGGTAGTAGGTTTAATTGCGGGGTATGGAAGGCTACCCCTTATTGCGTATAATAAATTAAAAGAAAGGTATGATAAGGTTGTAGTTGTATCCCTTGCGGAAGAAGTGACGGTGGATTTTAGCAGTGTGGCTGAAAATCTACATCAGTTTAGTGTTGGTCAGGTGGGTAAAATCATCAAGACCCTAAAGTCAGAAGGGGTACAGGATATACTATTTGCAGGTAAGGTAAATAAAACCCTTTTGTATAAAAATCTTAAGCTTGATTTTACAGCAATAAAACTTTTATGGGCACTGGAAAATAGGAATGATGACACGATAATGCTGAAGATAGTTGAAGAGCTTCAAAAGCATGGTATAGGTGTATTAAAACAGAGCGATATATTAAGAGATCTTTTTCTGCCTGAGGGGGTTATTTCAAAGAAAAAACCTAATAAAGCGATAATGGATGATGTGGCTTTTGGGTATAAAGTGGCTAAAGTATTGGGCAGCGTGGATGTGGGGCAGACGGTGGTGGTAAAAAATAAAGCGGTAATGGCTCTGGAGGCTATTGAAGGTACTGATGCTACCATAGAAAGGGGATGCAGGCTGGCGAAAGAGGGTGCTGTGGTGGTGAAGGTGGCCAAGCCAAAACAGGATGAAAGATTTGACATCCCCACAGTTGGTATTGACACTTTAAAAAAAATATTAGATAATAAAGGTGTCTGCCTTGCGATAGAAGCTGGGACAACTATTGTGGTGGACATTGATGAAGTTAAAAAGTTCTGTGATGAAAATAAATTAGTAATGATATCTTTCAATGGAGATAGGTTATGA
- a CDS encoding chemotaxis protein CheX, which yields MKAEYINPFIESTLSVFKTMIGIEPKKNNIYIKQGDEPSFDISGVIGLAGQATGSVVISMPEDLALEVVSKFLGENKSTVDDDVIDAVGEFINMIAGSTKKVFSEKGLKFKISIPNVIVGKGHKINRPSNVPCLGVKFDVGNKFFVVEVALKEQ from the coding sequence ATGAAAGCAGAGTACATCAATCCTTTTATAGAATCTACGTTATCAGTATTTAAGACTATGATAGGTATCGAACCCAAAAAAAACAATATCTATATCAAACAGGGGGATGAACCTTCTTTTGATATATCTGGTGTGATAGGACTCGCCGGGCAGGCCACAGGGTCTGTGGTGATTAGTATGCCGGAGGATCTTGCTCTGGAGGTAGTGAGTAAGTTTTTGGGTGAAAATAAGAGTACTGTGGATGATGACGTTATCGATGCGGTGGGTGAATTTATCAATATGATCGCCGGAAGTACTAAAAAGGTATTTTCGGAAAAAGGGTTAAAGTTTAAGATATCGATCCCCAATGTTATCGTGGGTAAGGGACATAAAATAAACAGACCAAGCAATGTTCCCTGTCTGGGTGTGAAGTTTGACGTTGGGAATAAATTCTTCGTAGTGGAAGTTGCTCTTAAAGAACAATAA
- a CDS encoding prepilin peptidase codes for MCYLFFLIGAIFGSFMNVLIYRLPRGISIITPKSNCPNCKQEIRCYDNIPLISYILLKGRCRGCGVRIPIRYFIVELVTSLVFFLLCIKYGLSLNSLALLIFSFFILTAGFTDLYTAFEKDQFECGVIPSVILYAGIILGLILSFFNGFGIVNSILGGVIGFISLFIPAIVYKILKGREGMGDGDMYLMAMSGTFLGVKAILPILILSSFVGAVIGIVIIKVLKDNSFPIPFGPFIALGSIVYLFYGEELINLYIGLLR; via the coding sequence ATGTGTTATCTTTTTTTTCTTATAGGTGCGATTTTCGGTAGCTTTATGAATGTGTTAATTTACAGACTACCCCGAGGGATATCTATAATCACTCCAAAATCTAACTGTCCAAATTGCAAACAGGAGATTAGATGTTATGATAACATACCACTCATAAGTTATATTTTATTAAAGGGGAGATGTAGGGGGTGTGGTGTTAGGATACCTATTAGGTATTTCATAGTGGAACTGGTAACTTCTCTTGTTTTTTTTCTATTGTGTATTAAGTATGGATTGAGCTTAAATTCATTGGCACTTTTGATATTTTCTTTTTTTATTTTAACAGCCGGATTCACCGATCTTTATACAGCATTTGAAAAGGATCAATTTGAGTGTGGTGTTATCCCTTCAGTAATTCTTTATGCCGGGATCATTTTAGGTTTGATCTTATCATTTTTTAATGGCTTTGGGATTGTAAATAGCATTTTAGGAGGGGTTATTGGCTTTATCTCCCTTTTTATACCTGCTATAGTATATAAGATTTTAAAGGGTAGAGAGGGGATGGGAGATGGTGATATGTATCTTATGGCGATGTCTGGCACATTTTTAGGGGTAAAAGCGATTTTACCAATATTGATATTATCTTCTTTTGTTGGGGCTGTTATCGGTATAGTTATAATAAAGGTTTTAAAGGATAATTCATTTCCTATACCATTTGGTCCATTTATAGCATTGGGGTCTATCGTTTATCTCTTTTATGGCGAAGAATTAATAAATTTATACATAGGTTTGCTAAGATAG